The Roseicyclus marinus genome has a segment encoding these proteins:
- a CDS encoding sulfotransferase family 2 domain-containing protein, translating to MMRPRISLRNRYVYFPIAKAANSTVKWMLYNLETHGRINDESSKAFRNQNQKILVHDNLYGPLLTPWQIANFQDIDMRLATQEEFFKFSFVRNPFTRVLSAYLDRAQRKNTGLYKMIRDRADRDDFEFKKMLSIILEVPDDEREIHARAQVPQSGLTVFPEVKIGRFETLKEDFISIATKIYPKVDLTKDSSDIDQIMTSPTKTGAVELVQKYYDAEAIEMVLAAYETDFANLGYSRHLEGSFDAHGR from the coding sequence ATGATGCGTCCCCGGATTTCATTGCGAAATCGTTATGTCTATTTCCCGATTGCCAAGGCAGCAAACAGCACCGTGAAATGGATGCTTTACAATCTTGAAACGCATGGAAGGATCAACGACGAAAGCTCCAAAGCGTTTCGCAACCAAAACCAGAAAATATTGGTGCATGATAATCTCTATGGACCTTTGCTAACACCCTGGCAAATTGCTAATTTTCAAGACATCGACATGCGCCTGGCGACGCAAGAAGAGTTTTTTAAATTTTCTTTCGTACGCAACCCCTTTACCCGGGTGCTTTCCGCCTACCTTGATCGCGCACAACGCAAGAATACCGGTCTCTACAAGATGATCCGTGATCGTGCGGACAGGGACGATTTTGAATTCAAGAAGATGTTGTCTATAATCCTGGAAGTTCCTGATGATGAGCGAGAAATCCATGCTCGCGCGCAGGTTCCTCAATCGGGATTGACAGTTTTTCCCGAGGTGAAGATCGGACGTTTCGAAACGCTCAAGGAAGACTTTATTTCCATAGCAACGAAAATCTATCCGAAGGTCGATTTGACGAAGGATTCGTCTGATATAGACCAAATCATGACCTCTCCCACCAAGACGGGCGCGGTAGAGCTTGTTCAAAAATATTACGATGCGGAAGCTATAGAAATGGTGCTGGCCGCTTATGAAACTGATTTCGCAAACCTCGGGTACAGTCGTCATCTTGAAGGCAGCTTTGATGCCCATGGTCGATAA
- a CDS encoding ABC transporter ATP-binding protein, whose amino-acid sequence MSQKTPIVTLTGVQKYYGDYHALRGITANIGQGEFFSLLGPSGCGKTTLLRSIAGFEDISSGQLLLDGRDMEGVPPNKRPTNMVFQSYAIFPHMNVAENVGFGLRRSNLSAEEKRRAVGEALEMVGLGKFGTRAAHALSGGQRQRVALARALIMKPKVLLLDEPLSALDKKMREVMQVELMRLQREVGITFILVTHDQEEALVMSDRIAVMFEGEIAQLDDPETLYRRPKSRRVAEFIGMMNFLPAQVLPTGPGGGRVALEVAGLGPAELEAAQCPNGATIGAAEIGVRPESLTILYEGQSAEGGREAEGTVREVVYYGDMTYYDVLLDGAPSPVRVSMRNMPGRKVLDFGARARLAWDPRSMVMFCG is encoded by the coding sequence GTGAGCCAGAAAACCCCCATCGTCACGCTGACGGGCGTTCAGAAATATTACGGCGATTACCACGCGTTGCGGGGGATCACGGCCAATATCGGGCAGGGCGAATTCTTTTCGCTGCTGGGTCCCTCGGGCTGCGGCAAGACCACCTTGCTGCGGTCCATCGCGGGGTTCGAGGATATCTCCTCGGGGCAGCTTCTGCTTGATGGGCGCGACATGGAGGGCGTGCCGCCCAACAAGCGGCCGACCAACATGGTGTTCCAGTCCTACGCGATCTTTCCCCATATGAACGTCGCGGAAAACGTGGGCTTCGGCTTGCGCAGGTCGAACCTGTCGGCCGAGGAAAAACGCCGCGCCGTGGGCGAGGCGCTGGAGATGGTGGGCTTGGGCAAATTCGGGACGCGGGCGGCCCATGCGCTGTCGGGCGGCCAGCGGCAACGCGTGGCGCTTGCGCGCGCGCTGATCATGAAGCCCAAGGTCCTGTTGCTCGATGAGCCCCTGTCCGCCCTCGACAAGAAGATGCGCGAGGTGATGCAGGTCGAATTGATGCGCCTGCAGCGGGAGGTCGGCATCACCTTCATCCTCGTCACCCACGACCAGGAAGAGGCGCTGGTCATGTCCGACCGGATCGCCGTGATGTTCGAGGGCGAAATTGCGCAGCTCGATGATCCCGAAACGCTCTATCGCCGGCCCAAGTCGCGGCGGGTGGCGGAATTCATCGGGATGATGAATTTCCTGCCCGCCCAAGTGCTGCCGACAGGTCCGGGCGGGGGCCGCGTGGCGCTGGAGGTTGCGGGGCTCGGGCCTGCCGAGCTCGAGGCCGCGCAATGCCCCAACGGCGCCACGATCGGCGCGGCAGAGATCGGCGTCCGCCCCGAAAGCCTGACGATCCTCTACGAAGGCCAGAGCGCCGAAGGCGGGCGCGAGGCCGAGGGAACGGTGCGCGAGGTCGTTTATTACGGCGACATGACCTATTACGACGTCCTGCTCGACGGCGCACCATCGCCCGTCCGCGTCTCGATGCGCAACATGCCCGGCCGCAAGGTTCTGGACTTCGGCGCACGCGCAAGGCTCGCCTGGGACCCACGGTCGATGGTGATGTTCTGCGGGTGA
- a CDS encoding cytochrome P450: protein MSEAPDLPPKPPARAERVSLWRYMRLFRQDILSAQPARLYRAWMAEFRTPFFRSYMINQPALIDEVLKARPMEFPKSDRVGEGLRPLLGRSVFLTNGAEWQRQRRIIDPAFEGGRLRDTFPAIWAAGEAAVARITQGTREIEEDMSHAAADVIFRTLFSLPIEDRVAARVFHQFRAYQRTQPILNAAAFLPLPRWMPRGHRAETRRTAKAIRALITQMTAARMAEIVAGTAPDDLATKIMTTADPETGARFTTEEMVDQVAIFFLAGHETSASALAWALYLLARYPEWQERLAAEAEEALAQGPDFAVMAKLRLARDIFRETLRLYPPVPMMVREATGPECFRDRDLRRGSQIVISPWHLHRHARLWDNPDGFDPGRWTTENGKSCLREAFIPFSAGARVCAGAGFAMVEGPLLLAMLIRAFRFEALPERVPMPVAYLTVRAKDGIWLGISKR from the coding sequence ATGAGCGAAGCACCCGATCTGCCACCGAAACCCCCCGCAAGGGCCGAGCGCGTCTCGCTCTGGCGTTACATGCGGCTTTTCCGGCAAGACATCCTCTCGGCTCAACCCGCCCGCCTGTACCGCGCCTGGATGGCGGAATTTCGCACGCCCTTTTTTCGCAGCTACATGATCAACCAGCCCGCGCTGATCGACGAGGTACTGAAAGCGCGCCCGATGGAATTTCCGAAATCCGACCGCGTGGGCGAAGGGTTGCGCCCCTTGCTCGGGCGCTCCGTCTTTCTGACCAATGGCGCGGAATGGCAACGCCAGCGCCGCATCATCGATCCGGCCTTCGAGGGGGGGCGGCTGCGCGATACCTTTCCCGCGATCTGGGCCGCGGGCGAGGCGGCGGTGGCGCGCATCACCCAAGGCACCCGCGAGATCGAGGAGGATATGAGCCATGCCGCAGCTGACGTGATCTTTCGCACGCTCTTTTCCCTGCCGATCGAGGATCGTGTCGCCGCCCGGGTCTTTCACCAGTTTCGCGCCTATCAGCGCACCCAGCCGATCCTGAATGCGGCGGCCTTCCTGCCCCTGCCCCGCTGGATGCCGCGCGGCCATCGGGCCGAGACGCGGCGCACCGCCAAGGCGATCCGCGCGCTGATCACCCAGATGACCGCCGCCCGCATGGCCGAGATCGTTGCAGGCACGGCGCCCGACGATCTGGCGACCAAGATCATGACAACCGCCGATCCCGAAACCGGCGCGCGCTTCACCACCGAGGAAATGGTCGATCAGGTCGCGATCTTTTTTCTGGCGGGCCATGAAACCAGCGCCTCGGCGCTGGCCTGGGCGCTTTACCTGCTGGCGCGATATCCCGAATGGCAAGAAAGGCTGGCGGCAGAGGCGGAAGAGGCTTTGGCCCAAGGCCCCGATTTCGCGGTCATGGCCAAGCTGCGCCTTGCGCGCGACATCTTCCGCGAGACACTGCGCCTTTATCCGCCCGTGCCCATGATGGTGCGAGAGGCGACCGGCCCGGAATGTTTCCGCGACCGTGACCTCCGCCGGGGCAGCCAGATCGTGATCTCGCCCTGGCACCTGCACCGCCACGCGCGCCTGTGGGACAATCCCGATGGTTTCGATCCCGGCCGCTGGACGACCGAGAACGGCAAAAGCTGCCTGCGAGAGGCCTTCATCCCCTTTTCCGCAGGGGCAAGGGTCTGCGCCGGCGCAGGTTTCGCCATGGTAGAAGGGCCGCTCCTGCTCGCCATGCTTATCCGTGCCTTCCGGTTCGAGGCCCTGCCCGAACGCGTGCCGATGCCGGTCGCTTATCTGACGGTCAGGGCGAAGGACGGGATCTGGTTAGGGATAAGTAAGCGTTAA